The DNA sequence AGTATCGTAGAAAGCCATTACACGTTCTTTGGGACTGCGACTGTATTGATCATGTTCGCTAACCGGATTGTAAGGAATCAAATTGACATACGATAGCTTTTTGATGTTTTTGAGCAATTCAGCTAATTCCAATGCCTGCTCTACTCCGTCATTGACTTCATTTAACATAATATATTCAAAGGTCACTCGGCGGTTGGTCGTTTCAATATAATATTCAATTGCCGCAAATAACTTCTCAATTGGAAAGGCACGATTGATTTTCATAATGCTGGAGCGCAATTCATTATTGGGTGCATGAAGAGAAACAGCTAAATTAACCTGCACTCCTTCGTTTGCAAAATCACGAATTTTATGCGCTAATCCAGAGGTTGAAACCGTAATGTGACGAGCCCCAATAGCCAGCCCCTTGTCATCATTGACAGTTCGCACAAACTTGAGAACATTGTCATAGTTATCAAAAGGCTCGCCAATCCCCATAACAACAATATGGCTGACGCGCTCACCTTGTCCACGCTCATCAAAATATTTTTGCACCAGCATAATCTGAGACATAATTTCCCCATTATTCAAGTCACGCTGCTTTTTAATCAGCCCGCTGGCACAAAAAGTACAGCCAATATTGCAGCCAACCTGAGTAGTTACACAGACCGACAGACCATAGTGCTGACGCATGAGAACTGTTTCAATCAACATACCGTCTGGCAATTCAAAGAGATATTTGACTGTTTCATCAGCCGATTCCTGCACAATTCGTTGCTTCAGTGGATTCACGACAAATTCATCTTCTAATTTTGCCAACAAATCCTTTGAAATATTGGTCATTTCTGCAAAAGACTGAACCCGTTTGCGATAAAGCCACTCCCAAATCTGAGTAGCTCGAAATTTCTTTTCTCCTTTACTTTCTGTCCAATCTATCAAATCCTGACGAGTCAAACTATAAATTGATGGTTTCATTTTCTTCCTCTCTGTTCCCATTCTCGATTTCCACTATTTTTGACGAATGACAAAGTGGCGCTGGCTGCTTGTTTGTTGTTGCTTCGTTGAATTTTGCTTTCTTGCTCTTTGCTTTTGATTTTGTCGCTTACTGCGCTGGCGATTTTCTCGCTTGGGTTGCTCTTCTTTATAGGAGCGAGCTTGTTTAGGACGACGTGGCTTGGTTTCATTTTCCTTTTTGTGATGAGATTTTTTATCAAACGACGCTCGACGTGGTTTCAAATTTTCCAAAACAAAATAAGCACAGCCATAGTTGCAGTATTCTAACAAATAATCTTCTAAGCGACTGATTTTTTCCTCGCTTTCATTTGCCTTGTCATCTTTATAAAATCCACGCAAACGCAACTGCTCGTTGCCCCAGTCGCCAACAATATAATCAAATTTTGTTAAAATTTCTGAAAAGCGCTGATTAAAAGCCGTTATATCAAAGCCTTCCTTGAAATTCTCTACCAAGTCAAATTCAATTGTCTCAGTCAGGATTTTGGTTCCTATTTGCCGAAACTCCGGTCCAGGAAATTTATTGTAATTGTATAATTCAGGTGCAATTTCTTTTCGCATAGTCATCCTTTATCATTTATTCTTGTATTAAACCTATTTTACCATAAAAAGAAGTGTTTTTGATAGTTGAAATAGGGAAAGAAGAAAAGAGCAAAGTCAAATTTCTATCATTAACTTGCTCTTTTATTGAATTATTTTTACGACTTTTTTGTGCTCTTGAGGTAATCAATTGCGTCTTGCAAGGTCTTGACAGGTACAATTTTCATTTTAGTTTTAATTTTTTTAGCAGCTGCCAAAGCTGTCTCATAGTTTGTTTTCGCTTTAGGATTGGATTTTTTCACTTCCTTGGTGACTGGATTATTTGGCGCAAAGAAAATTTCTGCGCCATTTTTAGCTGCTGAAACAACTTTTTTGTCAATCCCACCAATGTCGCCAACTTTTCCTTCGCGGTCAATTGAGCCCGTCCCAGCAATATTTCTGCCGTCTCTCAATGTTGGATCTGCAATTTGCGTATAAATTGCCAAACTAAACATCAAGCCCGCACTTGGTCCACCAATACCGGCAGTTGAAAATTCAATTGGTGTGTTACTTGTGACTTCTGTTCGGTCAATCAAGCTAATGCCAATCCCGTTTTTTCCATTTTCAAGTTTAATAATTTTACCTGTAGCAGATTTCTTCTGACCGTCTTCTACATAGTTCACCTTGACCTTGCTGCCAATCTTTTGCGCTCCGACATAGTCTATCAATTCTTTTGAACTATTGAAAGTCTTATCATTCACACCTGTCACGGTATCTGCAATATTTAAAATACCTTTAAAAGTAGAATTCTTTGTGACTTGCAAGACGTAAACCCCTAGATATTTCAGAGTAATGTCTTTGCCAGCTTTTTTCAAGCCTTGGTATTTAGCTAGGTTTTGCGACGTTTCCATATAAAACTGATTGATCCGCATGTATTCTTTATCAGAAGTTCCGCCAGTCAAATCCTTCGCCGAATAAATATCTGTAAAAGGAGTCAGCCAAGCATAAACCAAATGAGCGAAGGTCGCATGCTGAATCCCAACCGTTACAAAATTATAAGAACCTTTTTCCTTATCTTCTTTGTTGTCCACGCGCAATACCTGACGGACATCCGCTGCACCACCTGGCACCTCAATATAATAAGGCAAGGGAACTACAAAAGATAAGAAAAGCAAAATCAGCCCTACTACTGCAATTATCGGCCATTTTTTAAATTTATTTCTTGGTTTTTCCATATTGTTTCTTTAACTCCTTTATGACACTTTCGGGCACATACTTTGAAATATCCTGCTCAAAGGAAATCAATTCACGAATTCTTGATGAGCTGAGATGCTGATAAGCTGGTTTGCTTATCAAAAAAATGGTTTCTATCTCAGGTGCTAATTCATGATTGAAAAAGTTGAGATTCCCCTCATAATCCAAATCCTGACTATTACGTAATCCCCGTACAAAAGTTGTCACTCCTAGCTTTCTAGCTACTTCCACTGCCAATTCATCATGAGAAGTAACAATTTTTACATTCTCCAAATGAACTAGAGCAGCTGCTATCATTTTTTCTTTTGCTTCAATACTAAAAAAACTCTTTTTCTCAAGATTATAAAAGATACCAACATAAAGGCAATCAAAGAGCTTACTAGCTCGCTTAATCAAGTCAATATGCCCCTTTGTAATCGGGTCAAAAGAGCCTGCAAATAATCCAATTTTATCTGACATAAACCGTTACCTTTGAAATTCCATATATTTTTTGCTTCCAGATACCTAGTCCTGCGATTTCTTCTGGTAAATCCACCGACTTGTCTGTCTCACAAACAACCAGTACATCATCGCTCAGAAGCTCTCGTTCAATCATTTTTATAATATCTGAAACAATCTGTTCTTTTGCATAGGGTGGATCTAACAAAACCAAGTCAAACTGTCCTGTGACCAATTCAAGTGCTCGATTGGACTCCATTTTCAGAAGTTCAAATCGTTCTTTTTCCTTAGTCATACTGATATTTTGGCTGATAATCGCTTGCGCCCTGCGGTCTTTTTCAACCAAAACAGCCGAAACCATGCCTCGCGAAATAGCTTCAATCGCTAAACTGCCGCTTCCAGCATACAAGTCCAGAACCTGTCCTCCATCAAAATAAGGACCAATCATATTAAAGATAGCTCCCTTAACCTTGTCTGTCGTCGGTCTGGTTGTTTTGCCTTCCAATGTTTTAAGAGGACGCCCCCCATATTTCCCTGCAACAACTCTCATAAAGAATATTATAACAAAATCTCTAAAGAATGTATCAGTTTTTCTTCTATGATAGCTGTAAGTCAATTGTTTTTTCTATCTAACTTTTGAAATGCAGTTCAAACATGATGATTTTTAATACAGTTTTTTGCAATTATCTCGAGCTGATTGCAGACCACATAAAAAATCCCCTGATATGAATCAGAGGATTGATTGATTATCTCACTTCAAGCAAGCCAACGTCACCGTCTTCACGACGATACAAAACATTGGTTGTGTTGTCTTCTACATCAGTATAGATGAAGAAGTCATGTCCCAATAAATCCATTTGAAGAAGAGCTTCTTCTAAATCCATTGGTTTTAAGTCAATTTGTTTGGAGCGAACGACTTTTGCAGGTGCAGCTTCTACTTCTTCAATAACAGCATCTGTAAATAACTGACTGGTTGATTTTTTATTACGGTTTTTACGCTCAATCTTTGTTTTATTTTTACGAATTTGACGTTCAATTTTATCTGTCACCAAGTCAATAGAACCATACATATCTTGAGAAACATCTTCTGCACGAAGAGTGATAGAACCAAGTGGAATAGTTACTTCAACTTTGGCTGTTTTTTCACGATAGACTTTCAAGTTTACACGCGCATCCAATTCTTGATCAGCTTGGAAATATTTTTCGATT is a window from the Streptococcus anginosus subsp. whileyi MAS624 genome containing:
- the coaD gene encoding pantetheine-phosphate adenylyltransferase translates to MSDKIGLFAGSFDPITKGHIDLIKRASKLFDCLYVGIFYNLEKKSFFSIEAKEKMIAAALVHLENVKIVTSHDELAVEVARKLGVTTFVRGLRNSQDLDYEGNLNFFNHELAPEIETIFLISKPAYQHLSSSRIRELISFEQDISKYVPESVIKELKKQYGKTKK
- the hpf gene encoding ribosome hibernation-promoting factor, HPF/YfiA family, whose product is MIKYSIRGENLEVTEALRDYVVSKLEKIEKYFQADQELDARVNLKVYREKTAKVEVTIPLGSITLRAEDVSQDMYGSIDLVTDKIERQIRKNKTKIERKNRNKKSTSQLFTDAVIEEVEAAPAKVVRSKQIDLKPMDLEEALLQMDLLGHDFFIYTDVEDNTTNVLYRREDGDVGLLEVR
- the rlmN gene encoding 23S rRNA (adenine(2503)-C(2))-methyltransferase RlmN, producing MKPSIYSLTRQDLIDWTESKGEKKFRATQIWEWLYRKRVQSFAEMTNISKDLLAKLEDEFVVNPLKQRIVQESADETVKYLFELPDGMLIETVLMRQHYGLSVCVTTQVGCNIGCTFCASGLIKKQRDLNNGEIMSQIMLVQKYFDERGQGERVSHIVVMGIGEPFDNYDNVLKFVRTVNDDKGLAIGARHITVSTSGLAHKIRDFANEGVQVNLAVSLHAPNNELRSSIMKINRAFPIEKLFAAIEYYIETTNRRVTFEYIMLNEVNDGVEQALELAELLKNIKKLSYVNLIPYNPVSEHDQYSRSPKERVMAFYDTLKKNGINCVVRQEHGTDIDAACGQLRSNTMKQDKEKALTKHA
- a CDS encoding YutD family protein, whose protein sequence is MRKEIAPELYNYNKFPGPEFRQIGTKILTETIEFDLVENFKEGFDITAFNQRFSEILTKFDYIVGDWGNEQLRLRGFYKDDKANESEEKISRLEDYLLEYCNYGCAYFVLENLKPRRASFDKKSHHKKENETKPRRPKQARSYKEEQPKRENRQRSKRQNQKQRARKQNSTKQQQTSSQRHFVIRQK
- the rsmD gene encoding 16S rRNA (guanine(966)-N(2))-methyltransferase RsmD is translated as MFFMRVVAGKYGGRPLKTLEGKTTRPTTDKVKGAIFNMIGPYFDGGQVLDLYAGSGSLAIEAISRGMVSAVLVEKDRRAQAIISQNISMTKEKERFELLKMESNRALELVTGQFDLVLLDPPYAKEQIVSDIIKMIERELLSDDVLVVCETDKSVDLPEEIAGLGIWKQKIYGISKVTVYVR
- a CDS encoding SepM family pheromone-processing serine protease; protein product: MEKPRNKFKKWPIIAVVGLILLFLSFVVPLPYYIEVPGGAADVRQVLRVDNKEDKEKGSYNFVTVGIQHATFAHLVYAWLTPFTDIYSAKDLTGGTSDKEYMRINQFYMETSQNLAKYQGLKKAGKDITLKYLGVYVLQVTKNSTFKGILNIADTVTGVNDKTFNSSKELIDYVGAQKIGSKVKVNYVEDGQKKSATGKIIKLENGKNGIGISLIDRTEVTSNTPIEFSTAGIGGPSAGLMFSLAIYTQIADPTLRDGRNIAGTGSIDREGKVGDIGGIDKKVVSAAKNGAEIFFAPNNPVTKEVKKSNPKAKTNYETALAAAKKIKTKMKIVPVKTLQDAIDYLKSTKKS